In Cuculus canorus isolate bCucCan1 chromosome 9, bCucCan1.pri, whole genome shotgun sequence, the following are encoded in one genomic region:
- the LOC104063923 gene encoding protein tilB homolog isoform X2 codes for MQQQDMSESSSGLTRSNQKFCESCASCCSFLSNTHGVPPVLAQNRGFIRQNSDSGLPFPLPSDSFKYLGWCDIEKHDVRGNHLHCPRVREGPSEEELFFRGEEHTLKKRKQELNLSFQDLGDLYQMENFKRILQRLIRVEKLWLMDNSLTDLSAIRLPRCRELNVNKNHFTSFKQLPKIPQIQHLSLAENNIMTLSGISDFRHSPLESLILKRNPCEFQERYRQLVFSSLPNLKMLDGIPKLPEDCSPPDIRVFFKVCTIL; via the exons ATGCAACAGCAAGACATGTCTGAAAG TTCCTCAGGTCTGACTAGAAGCAATCAAAAATTCTGTGAATCCTGTGcatcctgctgctccttcctaAGCAATACTCATGGTGTTCCACCAGTTTTAGCACAAAACAGAGGATTCATCAGGCAGAACTCTGATTCTGGATTACCTTTCCCA ctTCCTTCTGATTCCTTCAAATATCTTGGCTGGTGTGACATAGAAAAACATGATGTTCGAGGGAATCATCTTCATTGTCCCCGAGTGAGAGAAG GGCCTTCAGAAGAAGAGCTATTTTTCAGAGGAGAAGaacatactttgaaaaaaagaaaacaa gaGTTGAACCTTTCATTTCAGGATCTAGGAGATCTTTACCAGATGGAAAACTTCAAAAGAATTCTTCAAAGATTAATTCGGGTGGAAAAACTTTGGTTGATGGACAATTCTTTGACAGACCTAAGTGCCATAAGGTTGCCAAG ATGCAGAGAACTAAATGTCAATAAAAACCACTTTACATCCTTCAAACAGCTGCCAAAGATACCTCAGATTCAGCACTTATCACTTGCTGAAAATAACATTATGACACTAAGTGGAATATCAGACTTCAGACATTCTCCACTTGAATCACTTATACTCAAGAGGAATCCCTGTGAGTTTCAAGAAAGATACAGACAACT TGTATTTTCCAGTTTGCCAAATCTGAAAATGCTGGACGGTATCCCAAAACTGCCAGAAGACTGTTCGCCCCCAGACATCAgagtttttttcaaagtatgtACTATACTCTAG
- the LOC104063923 gene encoding uncharacterized protein LOC104063923 isoform X1, protein MQQQDMSESSSGLTRSNQKFCESCASCCSFLSNTHGVPPVLAQNRGFIRQNSDSGLPFPLPSDSFKYLGWCDIEKHDVRGNHLHCPRVREGPSEEELFFRGEEHTLKKRKQVTDTEKWQKKLQENWENCAELNLSFQDLGDLYQMENFKRILQRLIRVEKLWLMDNSLTDLSAIRLPRCRELNVNKNHFTSFKQLPKIPQIQHLSLAENNIMTLSGISDFRHSPLESLILKRNPCEFQERYRQLVFSSLPNLKMLDGIPKLPEDCSPPDIRVFFKVCTIL, encoded by the exons ATGCAACAGCAAGACATGTCTGAAAG TTCCTCAGGTCTGACTAGAAGCAATCAAAAATTCTGTGAATCCTGTGcatcctgctgctccttcctaAGCAATACTCATGGTGTTCCACCAGTTTTAGCACAAAACAGAGGATTCATCAGGCAGAACTCTGATTCTGGATTACCTTTCCCA ctTCCTTCTGATTCCTTCAAATATCTTGGCTGGTGTGACATAGAAAAACATGATGTTCGAGGGAATCATCTTCATTGTCCCCGAGTGAGAGAAG GGCCTTCAGAAGAAGAGCTATTTTTCAGAGGAGAAGaacatactttgaaaaaaagaaaacaagtaactGATACAGAGAAGTGGCAAAAGAAACTACAAGAGAACTGGGAAAACTGTGCT gaGTTGAACCTTTCATTTCAGGATCTAGGAGATCTTTACCAGATGGAAAACTTCAAAAGAATTCTTCAAAGATTAATTCGGGTGGAAAAACTTTGGTTGATGGACAATTCTTTGACAGACCTAAGTGCCATAAGGTTGCCAAG ATGCAGAGAACTAAATGTCAATAAAAACCACTTTACATCCTTCAAACAGCTGCCAAAGATACCTCAGATTCAGCACTTATCACTTGCTGAAAATAACATTATGACACTAAGTGGAATATCAGACTTCAGACATTCTCCACTTGAATCACTTATACTCAAGAGGAATCCCTGTGAGTTTCAAGAAAGATACAGACAACT TGTATTTTCCAGTTTGCCAAATCTGAAAATGCTGGACGGTATCCCAAAACTGCCAGAAGACTGTTCGCCCCCAGACATCAgagtttttttcaaagtatgtACTATACTCTAG